A single Leptidea sinapis chromosome 2, ilLepSina1.1, whole genome shotgun sequence DNA region contains:
- the LOC126976104 gene encoding proton-coupled amino acid transporter-like protein pathetic isoform X2, producing the protein MVKGALGGGILGGHVAYMKAGIWIALPFNILFGLYMGYCLYILVISAQKLYKRTRVPSMSYPDVGEAAMACFPNPKVARFSKYFRYSIDGIICLDLFGACATYQLIIAKSIKQLVENVQETSIEGLYGYPNLRVYLAAMIIPIILICLITHLKWLAPFSIGANIVVLLCIFTAIYYAMTLNPTLAGMVAYTDLYSYFEFVGMSVFSMSCAGVVIPIENNMASPNKYPFVLVVGMSMIVVCTCAVSTFGYAAFLDKCESPITMNFSMTLLPKILKCLIAVMIYVTHALNFWVPFNLCFYYIKLKIKPENHMKWELIFRAIFVAAIGVIAITFPNINALMGFLGTFCLSNMAFIWPNCIYLMTVWARPGLGKYKWRLWKSLTLIIIGLFLLICGSVVNTNELLSMFS; encoded by the exons ATGGTGAAGGGGGCACTTGGGGGTGGCATTCTGGGGGGGCACGTGGCCTACATGAAAGCTGGTATTTGGATCGCACTGCCATTCAATATCCTGTTTGGGTTGTACATGGGGTATTGCCTCTAT ATACTTGTAATCTCTGCTCAAAAGCTATACAAGCGGACCCGGGTGCCTAGCATGTCGTACCCCGACGTGGGCGAGGCTGCCATGGCCTGCTTCCCCAACCCCAAGGTCGCCAGGTTCTCGAAATACTTCAG GTACTCCATAGACGGCATCATCTGTCTGGATCTGTTCGGTGCCTGCGCGACGTACCAGCTTATTATAGCGAAGTCTATAAAACAGTTGGTCGAAAACGTTCAAGAAACATCTATCGAAGGACTTTACG GGTACCCGAATCTACGAGTGTACTTGGCTGCAATGATCATCCCTATCATATTAATATGTCTGATAACGCATTTGAAATGGCTGGCTCCGTTCTCCATCGGTGCCAACATTGTCGTAC TGCTGTGCATCTTCACTGCCATCTACTACGCCATGACGCTGAACCCGACGCTGGCTGGCATGGTGGCTTACACGGACCTGTATAGCTACTTCGAGTTTGTGGGCATGTCGGTGTTCAGCATGTCATGCGCCGGCGTGGTGATCCCTATTGAGAACAACATGGCGAGCCCCAACAAGTACCCGTTCGTATTGGTCGTAG GGATGAGTATGATCGTGGTGTGCACGTGCGCCGTGTCCACCTTCGGCTACGCTGCGTTCCTTGATAAGTGCGAGTCTCCCATCACCATGAACTTCTCCATGACTTT ACTGCCCAAGATTTTGAAGTGTCTGATTGCAGTGATGATCTATGTGACCCATGCACTTAACTTCTGGGTTCCGTTCAACTTGTGTTTCTACTATATCAAGCTTAAGATCAAACCGGAGAATCATATGAAGTGGGAGCTCATCTTCAGAGCTATTTTTGTCGCAGCAATCGGAGTCATCGCCATCACTTTTCCAAACATAAACGCTCTAATGGGTTTC CTGGGTACTTTCTGCTTGTCTAACATGGCGTTCATCTGGCCCAACTGTATCTACCTGATGACGGTGTGGGCGCGCCCCGGGCTCGGCAAGTACAAGTGGCGGCTGTGGAAGTCACTGACCCTGATCATCATCGGATTATTCCTGCTGATCTGCGGCTCTGTGGTCAACACTAACGAGCTGCTATCAATGTTCTCTTAA
- the LOC126976104 gene encoding proton-coupled amino acid transporter-like protein pathetic isoform X1 yields the protein MAQPGGRGNFKMLAPTQADEDAFDYVKYRDNPKPNGVIGSIAHMVKGALGGGILGGHVAYMKAGIWIALPFNILFGLYMGYCLYILVISAQKLYKRTRVPSMSYPDVGEAAMACFPNPKVARFSKYFRYSIDGIICLDLFGACATYQLIIAKSIKQLVENVQETSIEGLYGYPNLRVYLAAMIIPIILICLITHLKWLAPFSIGANIVVLLCIFTAIYYAMTLNPTLAGMVAYTDLYSYFEFVGMSVFSMSCAGVVIPIENNMASPNKYPFVLVVGMSMIVVCTCAVSTFGYAAFLDKCESPITMNFSMTLLPKILKCLIAVMIYVTHALNFWVPFNLCFYYIKLKIKPENHMKWELIFRAIFVAAIGVIAITFPNINALMGFLGTFCLSNMAFIWPNCIYLMTVWARPGLGKYKWRLWKSLTLIIIGLFLLICGSVVNTNELLSMFS from the exons ATG gCACAGCCCGGGGGCAGAGGAAACTTTAAAATGCTGGCTCCGACGCAGGCAGATGAAGACGCCTTTGATTACGTGAAATATAGAGACAATCCAAAACCTAACGG AGTAATTGGATCCATAGCCCACATGGTGAAGGGGGCACTTGGGGGTGGCATTCTGGGGGGGCACGTGGCCTACATGAAAGCTGGTATTTGGATCGCACTGCCATTCAATATCCTGTTTGGGTTGTACATGGGGTATTGCCTCTAT ATACTTGTAATCTCTGCTCAAAAGCTATACAAGCGGACCCGGGTGCCTAGCATGTCGTACCCCGACGTGGGCGAGGCTGCCATGGCCTGCTTCCCCAACCCCAAGGTCGCCAGGTTCTCGAAATACTTCAG GTACTCCATAGACGGCATCATCTGTCTGGATCTGTTCGGTGCCTGCGCGACGTACCAGCTTATTATAGCGAAGTCTATAAAACAGTTGGTCGAAAACGTTCAAGAAACATCTATCGAAGGACTTTACG GGTACCCGAATCTACGAGTGTACTTGGCTGCAATGATCATCCCTATCATATTAATATGTCTGATAACGCATTTGAAATGGCTGGCTCCGTTCTCCATCGGTGCCAACATTGTCGTAC TGCTGTGCATCTTCACTGCCATCTACTACGCCATGACGCTGAACCCGACGCTGGCTGGCATGGTGGCTTACACGGACCTGTATAGCTACTTCGAGTTTGTGGGCATGTCGGTGTTCAGCATGTCATGCGCCGGCGTGGTGATCCCTATTGAGAACAACATGGCGAGCCCCAACAAGTACCCGTTCGTATTGGTCGTAG GGATGAGTATGATCGTGGTGTGCACGTGCGCCGTGTCCACCTTCGGCTACGCTGCGTTCCTTGATAAGTGCGAGTCTCCCATCACCATGAACTTCTCCATGACTTT ACTGCCCAAGATTTTGAAGTGTCTGATTGCAGTGATGATCTATGTGACCCATGCACTTAACTTCTGGGTTCCGTTCAACTTGTGTTTCTACTATATCAAGCTTAAGATCAAACCGGAGAATCATATGAAGTGGGAGCTCATCTTCAGAGCTATTTTTGTCGCAGCAATCGGAGTCATCGCCATCACTTTTCCAAACATAAACGCTCTAATGGGTTTC CTGGGTACTTTCTGCTTGTCTAACATGGCGTTCATCTGGCCCAACTGTATCTACCTGATGACGGTGTGGGCGCGCCCCGGGCTCGGCAAGTACAAGTGGCGGCTGTGGAAGTCACTGACCCTGATCATCATCGGATTATTCCTGCTGATCTGCGGCTCTGTGGTCAACACTAACGAGCTGCTATCAATGTTCTCTTAA